A genomic segment from Abyssibacter profundi encodes:
- a CDS encoding gamma-butyrobetaine hydroxylase-like domain-containing protein gives MIPVPTKLTLHRASRVLDVIYEDGQTYQVPAELMRVYSPSAEVKGHGPGQEKLVWGKRGVGIERIEPVGGYAIRPVFDDGHDSGLFGWGLIHELCTDQARLWQAYEARLEEAGVGRDPGVRSLDSVVRQYTPKGSKPA, from the coding sequence ATGATTCCGGTTCCGACCAAGCTCACCCTGCATCGCGCCTCCCGCGTGCTGGATGTGATCTACGAAGACGGCCAGACCTATCAGGTACCTGCCGAACTGATGCGTGTGTATTCGCCGTCGGCGGAGGTCAAAGGCCATGGGCCGGGCCAGGAGAAGCTGGTCTGGGGTAAACGTGGTGTGGGCATCGAGCGCATCGAGCCTGTGGGTGGCTATGCCATCCGCCCGGTGTTTGATGACGGTCACGACAGCGGGCTGTTCGGCTGGGGCCTCATCCACGAGTTGTGTACCGATCAGGCCCGCCTGTGGCAGGCCTATGAGGCCCGGCTCGAAGAGGCTGGGGTCGGTCGTGATCCCGGTGTGCGCTCGCTGGACTCGGTGGTCCGTCAATACACTCCGAAGGGATCGAAACCCGCATGA
- a CDS encoding ubiquinone biosynthesis accessory factor UbiJ, with protein sequence MSVVANALAVVEAGLNRALALDPAVGERLRKLDGRVVAVTLTGLEQTVYCVPIGDRLQLATTWPEAAQVRLIGRVGDFARLAAAGADKQAELLSGGVRIEGDAILAQRFAEVFDELDLDLEAPLERLFGPIAAHRMGQAARRFLGWGRQAAATLGEDAVEFLREETGDLVHAEDVEIWMDDVDGLRSDTDRLEARIRRLERKLAEA encoded by the coding sequence ATGAGTGTCGTCGCTAACGCGCTGGCGGTGGTGGAGGCCGGCCTCAATCGGGCGCTGGCGCTGGATCCGGCGGTAGGCGAGCGTTTGCGCAAGCTGGACGGTCGTGTTGTGGCGGTGACGCTCACCGGTCTGGAGCAGACGGTGTACTGCGTGCCGATTGGCGACCGTCTGCAGCTCGCGACGACCTGGCCGGAGGCGGCGCAGGTTCGGTTGATCGGTCGGGTCGGCGATTTTGCGCGGCTGGCGGCTGCCGGTGCGGACAAGCAGGCGGAACTGCTCTCAGGCGGTGTGCGCATTGAGGGCGATGCAATTCTGGCGCAGCGTTTCGCCGAGGTATTCGACGAACTGGACCTGGATCTCGAAGCCCCGCTGGAACGTCTGTTCGGCCCCATTGCGGCCCACCGGATGGGGCAGGCGGCAAGGCGTTTCCTGGGCTGGGGGCGTCAGGCAGCCGCCACGCTGGGTGAGGATGCCGTGGAGTTCCTGCGCGAAGAGACCGGCGACCTGGTCCACGCCGAGGATGTGGAAATCTGGATGGATGATGTCGACGGTTTGCGCAGCGACACCGACCGGCTAGAGGCGCGGATTCGGCGGCTGGAACGCAAGCTGGCCGAGGCCTGA
- a CDS encoding fatty acid desaturase — MSRQAISDLDRSRIQTIRAAISAASDDVRARHSWLRHQDAIGALIMALSIAGAVASGWAYVADVIPWYVCVPLTAVFLSFIHELEHDLIHQLYFRNSPRAYNLMMALCWITRPSTISPWVRKRMHLHHHKFSGTESDIEERGITNGERWGLRRLIMTGDNMLAVYLRPKTIYKAARAFVIAQNPQSEEELKQLAHEQRRGYFPLGLIHYAFWHGFVLFHLANGIALLFGSGIPLSSGMETFIAGLNTAAVVYMGPNMLRTFCLHFISSNMHYYGDVEARNIIQQTQVLNAWWLAPMQLFCFNFGSTHAIHHFVVKEPFYIRQATAKRAHAVMRENGVRFNDMGTFRRANRYAMADDAQPAIASTEVVDG; from the coding sequence ATGAGCAGACAAGCGATATCCGACCTGGATCGAAGCCGCATCCAAACCATCCGCGCCGCGATTAGCGCCGCGTCCGACGACGTGCGCGCACGCCACAGCTGGTTGCGCCATCAGGACGCCATCGGCGCGCTGATCATGGCCCTGTCGATTGCCGGTGCCGTGGCCAGCGGCTGGGCCTACGTGGCCGATGTGATTCCCTGGTATGTCTGCGTCCCCCTGACCGCCGTGTTCCTCTCGTTCATTCATGAACTGGAGCACGATCTGATCCATCAACTCTACTTCCGAAACAGCCCGCGCGCCTACAACCTGATGATGGCGCTGTGCTGGATTACGCGGCCGAGCACGATCAGCCCCTGGGTGCGCAAGCGCATGCACCTGCATCACCACAAGTTCTCGGGCACGGAATCGGACATCGAAGAGCGCGGCATCACCAATGGCGAACGCTGGGGTTTGCGCCGCCTGATCATGACCGGCGACAACATGCTGGCGGTGTACCTGCGGCCAAAGACCATCTACAAAGCCGCGCGCGCCTTTGTGATCGCCCAGAACCCGCAATCAGAAGAAGAACTCAAGCAGCTGGCGCACGAACAGCGTCGCGGCTATTTCCCGCTGGGCCTCATCCATTACGCGTTCTGGCACGGTTTCGTGCTGTTCCATCTGGCCAATGGCATCGCCCTGCTGTTCGGCTCCGGCATCCCGCTGTCCAGCGGCATGGAAACCTTCATCGCCGGGCTGAACACCGCCGCCGTGGTCTACATGGGCCCGAACATGCTGCGCACGTTCTGCCTGCATTTCATCAGCTCGAACATGCACTACTACGGTGACGTCGAAGCGCGCAATATCATCCAGCAGACCCAAGTCCTCAACGCCTGGTGGTTGGCGCCGATGCAGCTGTTCTGCTTCAACTTCGGGTCGACCCACGCCATCCATCACTTTGTCGTGAAGGAGCCGTTCTACATCCGTCAGGCCACGGCCAAGCGTGCCCATGCGGTCATGCGCGAAAACGGTGTGCGCTTCAATGACATGGGCACCTTCCGGCGCGCCAATCGCTATGCCATGGCAGACGATGCGCAGCCCGCGATAGCGTCTACGGAAGTAGTCGACGGCTAG
- a CDS encoding DUF4423 domain-containing protein yields MSDDYDLHAISRELLRSWRGQRSQPAQSRRLGYRSNVVYAWEAGRRFPTAAEALRAAGLGERSAVRIWESFYGARPGWLDHIAPDTPAGVVAALNDLRGRTPIDDIATRAGLSRFAVSRALSGQTQPRLPTFLALIDALSLRLLDWLAAAAPIQSLPSVGPAWSRLEAQRRAAYALPWTQAVLRVIELQAYQRLPVHEPGWIAKRIGLPPQVEADCLTALEAGGQISWDGRRWQLSGSEALDTRRDRALGVRNKQFWAQTALDQLSADSDGLFSYNVFSVSERDVERLRRLHLGYFRQLRSIVAESTPAERVLVANVQLFALDQGPLGPPARPTTPVRPNPQPIEGED; encoded by the coding sequence ATGAGCGACGATTACGATCTACATGCCATCAGCCGCGAGTTGCTGCGCAGTTGGCGCGGCCAACGCTCCCAACCGGCTCAGTCCCGGCGGTTGGGTTATCGCAGCAACGTGGTCTACGCCTGGGAGGCAGGCCGACGCTTTCCGACCGCCGCCGAGGCGCTGCGTGCCGCAGGCCTGGGCGAGCGTTCCGCTGTGCGTATCTGGGAATCGTTCTACGGCGCAAGGCCCGGCTGGTTGGATCACATTGCTCCCGATACCCCCGCTGGCGTGGTCGCGGCGCTGAATGACCTGCGTGGCCGCACGCCCATCGATGACATCGCCACACGAGCCGGGCTCAGCCGTTTCGCCGTATCCCGCGCCTTGTCCGGGCAAACCCAACCGCGGCTGCCGACCTTCTTGGCACTGATCGATGCCCTGAGTCTGCGGCTACTGGATTGGCTGGCCGCGGCGGCTCCGATTCAATCGCTACCCAGCGTGGGGCCGGCCTGGTCCCGGCTGGAGGCGCAACGCCGCGCTGCCTATGCCCTGCCCTGGACACAGGCTGTGCTGCGCGTCATCGAACTACAGGCCTACCAGCGCCTGCCTGTTCATGAGCCGGGCTGGATCGCCAAGCGCATCGGACTGCCACCGCAGGTCGAGGCCGATTGCCTCACGGCACTCGAAGCCGGTGGACAGATCAGCTGGGACGGTCGGCGGTGGCAGTTATCGGGCAGCGAGGCCCTCGATACCCGACGCGACCGCGCCTTGGGCGTGCGCAACAAGCAATTCTGGGCGCAGACAGCCCTGGACCAACTCAGCGCGGACTCCGATGGGTTGTTCTCCTACAACGTTTTCTCCGTCTCCGAGCGCGATGTCGAACGCCTGCGGCGCTTGCATCTGGGGTACTTCCGCCAGTTGCGGTCCATCGTGGCCGAGTCCACCCCGGCAGAACGGGTCCTGGTCGCCAATGTTCAACTCTTTGCGCTGGACCAAGGCCCGCTGGGACCTCCGGCACGGCCGACCACGCCCGTGCGCCCAAATCCGCAGCCAATCGAAGGCGAGGACTGA
- a CDS encoding AraC family transcriptional regulator: MNSADELTTLASWARAIRAALVQAEIDWQPLFDQAGIAPEALADPEARIPLSHTTRLWEAVVAATGDDAFGLRVARHVNQTTFHALTVTTLVSDTLLDAMERTVRYSRVVTDAAGTSVGGDATQCWMDLGHLPVEPPPAWQAIDAFAAIFVRTARALVGPECLPVRAVFARPQPRNLVAFEQVFRCPLTFAGPHTRIVFDRASAEMPLETANPALRAVNEALLDDMLRSRTRDDLASQVRDAISRLLPGGRCTQQAVAEALHLSLRSLQRKLAEQHTSFREQLERTRRELADRHLRAGQVSVTEVAYLVGFSDASSFARAYKRWTGQAPSDVAGHDAGGQRS; the protein is encoded by the coding sequence ATGAACTCCGCAGATGAACTGACCACGCTGGCCAGTTGGGCGCGTGCGATTCGCGCGGCCTTGGTGCAGGCCGAGATCGACTGGCAACCGCTGTTTGACCAGGCGGGGATTGCTCCCGAGGCATTGGCCGATCCCGAGGCGCGGATTCCGCTCAGCCACACGACCCGACTGTGGGAGGCCGTGGTGGCGGCGACCGGAGATGATGCCTTCGGCCTGCGCGTGGCGCGGCATGTCAATCAGACCACCTTCCATGCCCTGACCGTCACCACGCTGGTCAGCGACACCCTGCTCGACGCCATGGAGCGCACCGTGCGTTACAGCCGCGTTGTGACCGACGCGGCCGGGACATCGGTTGGTGGCGATGCCACCCAATGCTGGATGGACCTGGGCCACCTGCCGGTGGAACCGCCGCCGGCCTGGCAGGCCATCGACGCGTTCGCCGCGATCTTCGTCCGCACCGCGCGGGCGCTGGTGGGGCCGGAGTGTCTGCCGGTGCGCGCCGTATTCGCCCGGCCGCAGCCCCGGAATCTGGTGGCCTTCGAGCAGGTGTTCCGCTGCCCGCTCACGTTTGCCGGGCCGCATACCCGCATCGTCTTCGACCGGGCCAGTGCGGAAATGCCGCTGGAAACGGCCAACCCCGCCCTGCGTGCGGTCAACGAAGCCCTGTTGGACGACATGCTGCGCAGCCGGACCCGGGACGATCTGGCATCGCAGGTCCGAGATGCCATCTCCCGGTTGCTGCCTGGCGGTCGCTGTACCCAGCAGGCGGTGGCGGAGGCCTTGCATTTGAGCCTGCGCAGCCTCCAGCGCAAGCTGGCCGAACAACACACCAGCTTTCGCGAGCAGCTGGAACGCACGCGCCGCGAGCTGGCGGATCGCCACTTGCGGGCCGGTCAGGTGTCGGTGACCGAAGTGGCCTATCTGGTCGGGTTTTCGGACGCGAGCAGCTTCGCGCGCGCCTACAAGCGCTGGACCGGGCAGGCGCCCAGCGACGTGGCTGGGCATGATGCCGGCGGTCAACGCTCGTGA
- a CDS encoding beta-propeller domain-containing protein: MNKQQLCVAVLAGATIGLTGCGGSGGGSSALSRLIAQRTPADDLKIRPAADCDDWRAFAAESFVEQSISPVYAFAADGDVATPGAAEDVAAGAPEFTETNTQEAGVDEADLLETDSARGLLFAGHRPSASVRIFDAVPAGSTAQVGRIDLAGVDGLYGMYLDTERQRLTTIARSQQGTQVDFFDVSDPGNPVQLNRYRIDGYYLSSRRIDDRLHLIASHYFNGLDGLYGQSAYTDRVNAWFDAQAEGDTERADAIREQLVTLALDAANTAPLSTLVPNRASGVGASAVPLDCAAIYKPDVPTAMATLSITSVNTDGSNASTIASVNNAWEVYASADNLYLAQTSNGWFFAPFQVDQTAVYRFEVSEDGPAVPRGSGVVDGWLLNRFSMSEHDGHLRLATSRQDSCQSTNPDTACPAVMTPTNDVTVLRLDDDALTQVGNVTGFGNNERVFSARFVGDVGYVVTFEQIDPLFTFDLSDPTDPTLLGEVEIPGFSSYIYPLSEDHLLTIGRAGGEGGVGTGNAFQLQIFDVSDLTQPARIAAATPTIEPDDWAYSLAEHEPLAFTYAPSTDTAGLLSIPAQIGSPSESRAFSGFMTWRIDTAGLIEEALRIDHKQTGGGDSCPPTAEGGEGGCTSFAPVFYNQPLRSAIATGLLQQTVYTLSDAFLVVTDADAGSELARIELE; this comes from the coding sequence ATGAACAAGCAACAACTTTGTGTGGCCGTACTGGCCGGCGCCACGATCGGATTGACAGGCTGCGGCGGCAGCGGCGGTGGGAGCTCGGCGCTTAGCCGCCTGATTGCCCAGCGCACGCCGGCTGATGATCTCAAGATTCGCCCGGCCGCAGACTGTGACGACTGGCGGGCCTTTGCTGCCGAAAGCTTTGTGGAGCAATCGATTAGTCCGGTGTACGCCTTCGCGGCCGATGGCGATGTGGCGACACCGGGGGCCGCGGAAGATGTTGCGGCCGGCGCGCCCGAGTTCACCGAAACGAACACCCAGGAGGCCGGTGTCGACGAGGCCGATCTGCTGGAGACGGATAGCGCGCGAGGCCTGTTGTTCGCCGGCCATCGACCCTCGGCCAGTGTGCGGATATTCGATGCGGTGCCGGCTGGATCCACGGCCCAGGTCGGGCGCATTGATCTGGCGGGCGTTGATGGCCTGTATGGCATGTATCTCGACACCGAGCGCCAACGTTTGACGACGATTGCGCGGAGTCAGCAGGGGACGCAAGTCGACTTTTTCGATGTATCGGATCCAGGGAATCCGGTGCAGCTGAATCGATACCGGATCGACGGCTATTACCTCAGCTCCAGGCGCATCGACGATCGCCTGCATCTAATCGCCAGCCACTACTTCAATGGGCTGGACGGCTTGTACGGGCAGTCTGCCTATACCGACCGCGTCAACGCCTGGTTTGATGCCCAGGCCGAGGGCGATACGGAGCGCGCGGACGCGATTCGTGAGCAACTGGTGACACTGGCCTTGGACGCCGCCAACACCGCGCCGCTGTCCACGCTGGTTCCAAACCGGGCCAGCGGCGTGGGTGCCAGTGCTGTGCCCCTGGACTGCGCTGCGATCTATAAGCCGGACGTCCCCACGGCGATGGCGACGCTCTCCATTACCAGCGTGAATACGGATGGCAGCAATGCCTCTACGATCGCCTCGGTGAACAACGCCTGGGAGGTCTACGCCTCAGCCGACAACCTCTATCTGGCACAGACCAGCAATGGCTGGTTTTTTGCGCCGTTCCAGGTGGATCAGACGGCGGTTTATCGATTCGAGGTCAGCGAGGACGGTCCGGCCGTGCCGCGTGGCTCTGGTGTGGTCGACGGCTGGCTGCTCAATCGGTTTTCCATGAGCGAACATGACGGCCATCTGCGCCTGGCGACATCCCGACAGGACAGCTGCCAGAGCACGAATCCAGACACGGCCTGTCCTGCGGTGATGACCCCGACGAACGATGTCACGGTGCTACGACTGGACGACGACGCCCTGACCCAGGTCGGAAACGTCACCGGATTTGGGAATAACGAGCGTGTGTTTTCCGCCCGCTTTGTCGGGGATGTGGGCTATGTGGTGACCTTTGAGCAAATCGACCCCCTATTTACCTTCGATTTGTCCGATCCCACCGATCCGACGCTATTGGGTGAGGTGGAGATCCCCGGCTTTTCTTCCTACATCTATCCGCTGTCGGAGGATCATTTGTTGACCATCGGGCGCGCGGGTGGCGAAGGCGGGGTCGGCACCGGCAATGCCTTCCAGTTGCAGATCTTCGATGTCTCCGATCTAACCCAGCCGGCCCGGATCGCCGCTGCGACCCCGACCATCGAACCGGATGACTGGGCGTACTCGCTGGCCGAGCACGAGCCGCTGGCCTTCACCTACGCGCCGTCAACGGATACGGCCGGCCTGTTGAGCATACCGGCGCAGATCGGATCACCATCGGAATCGCGTGCATTTTCGGGCTTCATGACCTGGCGTATCGACACCGCCGGGCTGATCGAGGAAGCCCTGCGGATCGACCACAAACAAACCGGTGGTGGCGACAGCTGCCCGCCCACTGCCGAGGGCGGTGAGGGTGGTTGCACGAGTTTTGCCCCGGTGTTCTACAACCAGCCACTGCGCTCGGCGATCGCGACAGGCCTGTTGCAACAGACGGTGTACACCCTCTCCGACGCGTTTCTTGTCGTGACTGACGCCGATGCGGGCAGCGAGTTGGCGCGAATCGAACTCGAATGA
- the ubiE gene encoding bifunctional demethylmenaquinone methyltransferase/2-methoxy-6-polyprenyl-1,4-benzoquinol methylase UbiE translates to MSKTTHFGYETVSTTEKTERVGEVFASVASRYDVMNDLMSMGIHRVWKRFTIDLAAVRPGERVLDLASGTCDLAGKFARQVGPQGQVIASDINASMLSVGRDRMMDRGIVQAMDYVLANAEELPFPTDHFDCVTMAFGLRNVTDKDAALAEIQRVTRPGGRALILEFSKPTSAGFGKLYDEYSFKVLPRLGRYVAKDEASYRYLAESIRMHPDQDTLKGMMETAGFLRCQYYNLAGGICAVHRGFGA, encoded by the coding sequence ATGAGCAAGACCACGCATTTCGGCTACGAGACCGTCAGCACCACGGAAAAGACGGAGCGGGTCGGTGAAGTCTTTGCGTCGGTGGCCTCGCGCTACGACGTGATGAACGATCTGATGTCGATGGGTATCCACCGGGTATGGAAGCGGTTCACCATCGATCTGGCGGCCGTGCGACCGGGCGAACGCGTGCTGGACCTGGCCTCCGGCACCTGCGATCTGGCCGGCAAGTTTGCTCGACAGGTCGGGCCCCAGGGCCAGGTGATCGCCTCGGATATCAATGCGTCCATGCTCAGCGTTGGCCGCGACCGGATGATGGATCGCGGCATCGTCCAGGCCATGGATTACGTGTTGGCCAATGCCGAGGAACTGCCGTTTCCCACGGATCACTTCGACTGCGTGACCATGGCGTTCGGGCTGCGCAATGTGACCGACAAAGACGCGGCCCTCGCTGAAATCCAGCGCGTGACGCGGCCCGGTGGACGGGCGCTGATCTTGGAATTCTCCAAGCCCACCTCTGCCGGCTTCGGCAAGCTCTACGACGAGTATTCCTTCAAAGTGCTGCCTCGCCTGGGGCGTTACGTGGCCAAGGACGAGGCCAGCTACCGTTACCTGGCCGAATCCATCCGCATGCATCCGGACCAGGACACGCTCAAGGGCATGATGGAAACGGCCGGTTTCCTGCGCTGCCAGTACTACAACCTGGCGGGCGGCATCTGCGCCGTGCACCGCGGCTTCGGCGCATAG